Below is a genomic region from Delftia tsuruhatensis.
GCTGCTGGCTGGCGTGCTTGGCATCCACCAGGGTCAGGATGGAGTCGATCAGGTAGGTCTCGGCGATCTCGTCGTCCATGAAGAAGGTCTGGGCGACGGGGCCGGGATCGGCCAAGCCGGTGGTCTCGATCACGATGCGCTCGAACTCCACCAGGCCCTTGCGGCGCTTGGCGGCCAGCAGTTGCAGGGTCTCGCGCAGGTCTTCACGGATGGTGCAGCAGATGCAGCCGTTGCTCATCTGCAGGATCTGCTCCTTGGATTCGGTCCTGAGGATGTCGGTATCGATGTTCTCCTCGCCGAACTCGTTCTCGATGACGGCGATCTTCATTCCGTGGGATTCGCTGAGCACGCGCTTGAGCAGCGTGGTCTTGCCCGAGCCCAGGAAGCCGGTGAGGATGGTGACGGGGATCAGTGCCATGGGTTTGCTTTCAAAAGGGGAAGCGGCAAGGCCCATCCGTCAGGAATGGGCCTTGCCGAAAAGACGGTCCGGACAAGTTTAGCGAGGCTGTCAAGTGCCTGGCACAGCCGGGGTTGTGCAGGAACCGGGGCGCTACTTGTCGCCGTCCTTGCGCAGCGCGCGCGGGTGGGCGTTCTCGTAGGCCTGGGCCAGGTGCTGGAAATCCAGGCGCGTGTAGATCTGCGTGGTGGAAATGCTGGCATGGCCCAGCAATTCCTGCACGGCACGCAGGTCGCCGCTCGATTGCAGCACGTGGCTGGCGAAGGAATGGCGCAGCACATGGGGGTGGACGCCTGAGTTCAGACCCGCCTGCTGCCCCCGCTGGCGCAGGCGCGCCCAGACCGACTGCGCGCCCAGGCGCTCGCCGCGCCGGCCGATGAACAGGGCCGCTTCCTGCCGGGCCGCCTGCGCCGCCGCCCCCGCCAGGCCCGATTCGCGCAGGGCCAGCCAGCGCTGGAGCGCCTGCACCGCAGCCGCGCCCACGGGCACGCTGCGCCGCTTGCCTCCCTTGCCCTGGACATGGGCATCGGCGGCCTGCAGGTCTATCCAGCCACGGCCCTCGCGCTGCGTGTCCCTGCCCGGGGCCACGTCCAGGCCCACCAGTTCGCCCACGCGCAAGCCGCAGCTGTAGAGCAGTTCCGTGATGGCGGCATCGCGGGCCTCGATCCAGGGATCGGCCTGAACGTCGCCGAAGGTGGCCAGTTGCACGGCATCGTCCACACCCAGCGCCTTGGGCAGGGGCTTGGCCGCCTTGGGAGCGCGCACGCCCTCGGCAGGATTGAAGGCGATCAGCGACTGCCGCGCCGCCCAGCGAAAGAAGCTGCGCCAGCCCGAGAGGATGAGCGCGATGCCGCGCGGACTGCGCCCGCGCGAATGCATCTGCGCCACGAAGCGGCGGATATGGACCGGCTGCAATGCCAAGGGCGCCAGGCCGGCATCGCGCGCCATGGCGTCCAGCCGGGCCAGATCCAGCGCATAGAGCTGGCAGGTGCGCTCGGCCAGGCGCTTTTGCACGCGCACATGCTCCAGATAGGCCAGGAACACGGCGGGCAGCGTGGCCAGGTCCAGCGCATCCGGTTGCGCCAGCCCTGGCAGGTCCGATGCTCCCGGCATGGGCTTGCGCGCCTCAGGCGCGGGCCAGCGTCAGCGGCGCGGGCCGCATGCGCGACAGCGCGGCGCTGGCCAGCGCCGAGATGCGCGAGAGAAACTCCGTGCCCATGGTGGCCTCGAAACGCAACGGGTCGGGCGATCCCAGCACCAGCATGCCGAAGGCATGGGCCGGGTTGCCGCTGTCGCCGTCATGCAGCGTGAGCAGGGCCAGAGACTGGGCCGCATCGGGGTCCACCAGCCAGCCACCCGGCTCGAAGCCCATGTTGGGCCCGCAAAAGGGCATGGTCAGCGAGGCCGCGAAGGACTTGGCATCCTCGCTGACGCCCATGGTGTAGATGCTGCTGGTATGGGCGCC
It encodes:
- a CDS encoding tyrosine recombinase XerC, giving the protein MPGASDLPGLAQPDALDLATLPAVFLAYLEHVRVQKRLAERTCQLYALDLARLDAMARDAGLAPLALQPVHIRRFVAQMHSRGRSPRGIALILSGWRSFFRWAARQSLIAFNPAEGVRAPKAAKPLPKALGVDDAVQLATFGDVQADPWIEARDAAITELLYSCGLRVGELVGLDVAPGRDTQREGRGWIDLQAADAHVQGKGGKRRSVPVGAAAVQALQRWLALRESGLAGAAAQAARQEAALFIGRRGERLGAQSVWARLRQRGQQAGLNSGVHPHVLRHSFASHVLQSSGDLRAVQELLGHASISTTQIYTRLDFQHLAQAYENAHPRALRKDGDK